CAGCAGCCCGGCCCCGCCCCCGGAAATCGCGCTCAGCGAGAAGGCGACCAAAGCTGCCGCAAACAAAATACCCGTTGAAGAAATCATCGTCGTATGAAAAAAAGGCCGCCAGGAAGAACCTCACCGGCAGAAGTAGCCTCCTGGCCGCACCTTCTACGCTCTAATATAGATTAGTCTTGGTCCTGATCGTCTTCTTCCTGAAGCTGCGACACAACGGTGCCGTCGGGCCGGAAGGTGACTTCCAGGGTGGTTTCGCCGTGTTCCAGTTCGGTTTCGAAGATGCGCGTGCCGTCGGCTTGCTCTACCGCTTCGGCTTCTTCGACCTCATACTCCCCGAATTGAGTGGCGAGCGTACGCCGTATGGCATCGGGCAATGCTTCTGGGTCGAGTTCCATTTCCGTCTCCAGCCACTGGCCCTCGGGCGAGAAATTGGCGGAGTACGCTTCCCCGTGCTGCTTGAACTCCGCTTCCCATTCCTGGGGATTTTCCTGTTCCCACCGCACGGAGGTAGCTTCGGGGAATTTGGTTTCAAACGCCTGCTTGACGGCATCGGGAACACGGGTCGAGGCCGCGGAGGTGCAACTGAGCAGCGGCAGGCTGAGCAACGCGGCCCAGGAAAGCAATCGGAAGGTGTGCATGGTGAGTTGGGTCTAGGAGGGTACAAAAAACAGCGTGCCCCTTGCTGCGAGGAACGCCTCGGCATACACAAACCTAGAAGACGACTTTAAAGAAAACTTTAAGAAACAAACCAGGGAGGGGAGGCTCCGCCCGCCGGCGGGCGAGTCGACTCAATAATGCGGATTCAGAAACTGCTTGCGGTAATGAAAAGGCGTTTCCTGCGTCACGCGCTTGAACTGGCGGTTGAAGTTGGAGAGCGTCGGAAAGCCACACTCGTAGGCGATTTGCGTAATGCTGAGGTGTTCCTGCGCCAGGAGCTTGCAGGCGTACCCGATCCGGATCTCGCTGACAAACGCCGAAAACGTTTTGTTGGCGTGCGCTTTGAAATACCGGCAGAAGGCCGAGTCGCTCATGCTGGCCAGCGCCGCGGCCTCGCTGAGGCGAACTTCCCCCTTGAAATGGTCCATCACGTAGGTGTGCACCCGGTTCATCCGGTCGGCGTCGGTCGGGTTGTAAGCATGCGAGTAGCCCAGGCTGGCCACCGGCCGCCATTCGGACGAAGTCGCCAGGACGTGCAGCGCCTGCAAAAGCGCCAGCACCCGGTCGAAGCCTTCCAGCGTGAGCATCCGTTGCATGGCCGCCGTCAGGTAGGTGCGGGTGGCGCCCACCACTTCCACGCCCCGGTGGGCCTGGTGAAAAAGCTGCCGCAGCGCGTGCATTTCCTGTTTTTCGAGAAACGCTTCTCCCAGAAAATGCTCCCCGAAGTAGATGACTAGGCCGTGCGTTCCCGGCGAATCTTCCTGGAAATAGAGGTCGTCACTGCGCCAGAGGTGCGGCAGGTTGGGACCGGTGAAAAGCACTTCGCCCTCCTCGAAATGGGCGATCGAGTCACCGATGAAGCGCGTGCCGGACCCCTTCAGCACCAGAAACAGCTGGTATTCGGGGTGAAAGTGCCAGTTGGGGTCGAAATACGGATCGCGCAGCTCCCGGATCACAAACGCC
The Catalinimonas alkaloidigena genome window above contains:
- a CDS encoding PepSY-like domain-containing protein; the encoded protein is MHTFRLLSWAALLSLPLLSCTSAASTRVPDAVKQAFETKFPEATSVRWEQENPQEWEAEFKQHGEAYSANFSPEGQWLETEMELDPEALPDAIRRTLATQFGEYEVEEAEAVEQADGTRIFETELEHGETTLEVTFRPDGTVVSQLQEEDDQDQD
- a CDS encoding AraC family transcriptional regulator; this translates as MKAAIQKIPISADQAFVIRELRDPYFDPNWHFHPEYQLFLVLKGSGTRFIGDSIAHFEEGEVLFTGPNLPHLWRSDDLYFQEDSPGTHGLVIYFGEHFLGEAFLEKQEMHALRQLFHQAHRGVEVVGATRTYLTAAMQRMLTLEGFDRVLALLQALHVLATSSEWRPVASLGYSHAYNPTDADRMNRVHTYVMDHFKGEVRLSEAAALASMSDSAFCRYFKAHANKTFSAFVSEIRIGYACKLLAQEHLSITQIAYECGFPTLSNFNRQFKRVTQETPFHYRKQFLNPHY